Proteins encoded together in one Triticum dicoccoides isolate Atlit2015 ecotype Zavitan chromosome 7B, WEW_v2.0, whole genome shotgun sequence window:
- the LOC119336354 gene encoding ATP synthase protein MI25-like, with protein sequence MRFLSTDMKDRNMLFAAIPSICASSPKKISIYNEEIIVARCFIGFLIFSRKSLGKTFKETLDGRIKSIQEELLQFFNPNEVIPEESNEQQRLLRISLRICSIVVESLPMACCAPKCEKTVQALLCRNLNVKLATLLNVTSSRRIRLQDDIVTCFHFSVSERFVSGSMFKASTIDLIREGLIVLRKVRVGGPI encoded by the coding sequence ATGAGATTTCTTTCTACAGATATGAAGGATAGAAATATGCTATTTGCTGCTATTCCATCTATTTGTGCATCAAGTCCGAAGAAGATCTCAATCTATAATGAAGAAATCATAGTAGCTCGTTGTTTTATAGGATTTCTCATATTCAGTCGGAAGAGTTTAGGTAAGACTTTCAAAGAAACTCTCGATGGGAGAATCAAGTCTATTCAGGAAGAATTGCTGCAATTCTTCAATCCTAACGAAGTAATTCCGGAGGAATCCAATGAACAACAACGATTACTTAGGATCAGCTTGCGAATTTGCAGCATCGTAGTAGAATCATTACCAATGGCATGTTGTGCGCCTAAGTGCGAAAAGACAGTGCAAGCTTTGTTATGCCGAAACCTAAATGTAAAGTTAGCAACACTTCTAAATGTCACTTCTTCCCGCCGCATCCGTCTTCAGGACGATATAGTCACATGTTTTCACTTTTCAGTGAGTGAAAGATTTGTATCCGGGTCTATGTTCAAAGCTTCTACCATAGACCTAATTCGAGAAGGCTTGATAGTCCTAAGAAAGGTGAGGGTGGGGGGTCCTAtttag